Within the Oreochromis niloticus isolate F11D_XX linkage group LG14, O_niloticus_UMD_NMBU, whole genome shotgun sequence genome, the region GAGCTGTAATATACCCATCACAGTGAAAAGAAAATACCAGTTCTCCTCAAACACCACCTCCTCCAACTCTGATGATGACAAGAAGGGCTCAGAGGATGGCATGCAAGTCCCTCAGGATACAAATGCAGGCATGTAGTAATCATGCATCTGTGCCATCTGTGCACACAAACTCAGTCTAAGGTACTGGCTCAGCACTAACAAAATCTTTCTCATTTAGATCCCTTGATGTTGGATTCTCAGTCAGGCCTGTCAAACATGAAAGCACTAAAGAAGCCTCCATCTGGGGCAGCTGCTGTGGTGGGAGGCCCCCTGGCACCCCTCACTCTGCCCAGTAAGGCTGCGAGTGTGGTGTCCATCACTTCTCAGTGCAGCTATAGCAGCACCATTGTACATGTGGGAGACAAGAAACCTCAGCCAGAGTCTGGTGAGTTTCTGTgtccacaaaaacacagcaggacTGTCATTATCCATGTTTTAATGACTTTATTTGACTGATGTTTATGGCACTGCTTTGTACAGAGATAATTGAAGATGTTGCAGAGAGCCCAGCACCCCCTGCGCTGCCTGTCAGTATGGTGTCTCCACCCAGCCAAGAAAAGGAGGCCTACAAGAGGCTGGGCCTGACCAAGCAGGTGCTGGCAGCACATACCCAGAAAGAGGAGCAGGCCTTCCTGAACCGATGCAGAGAGCTCCGTAGTTCCAGGAGCTTCCAGAGGGACTGTTCCACATACCTGCACAAGCACAGAGGTCCACCCAATGTTGAAGGTAATGTAAGCTTCACAGTTAGCTTTTCTGCTTTGTGGGAGAAGATTAATAACTGAGGCtaccaaacacaaagaaagttCTACAAAGAGGAAATAAGGCTCACCTTTAGATTGAAATTTatcatatatattaaaaaaaaattgtttaagATGATTTTACCAAATTCCCAGTTCTTATGGCGAGTATACTTGAATTCCTGGTCTCCAGTCAGTGCACATCTacttgcaatttttttttattctccaacacaaaaaaaatggcGTTCTGACCTGTGCGTCTATATCCTCATCTCAGAATCACCTGGACCACGAGGCACTGCTAAACAAGGCACCGTTAGGCCAGAAACTACTGCCAAGAAGGGTAACCGCAACAGGAAGTCCAAGAAGCCACGGATGAAGCATCCTGATTCATCTGATAGCGCTGTGTCAAACCGTAAACCACGGCCCCCTCTCCAGGGCCTCAACCAGACCTCTTGGTCCCCGTCAGAAGCATCGCAATCCGCTTTTAATGTGTCCTACCCCACCATGGTGCCTGCATATCCGCTCTACCCACCAACACCTGCTGCTCCAGCTCAGGCTCCCCGACCTGACCCCTCTCTCTCTACAGGATTTGGAGAGGGGCAGAGCACCCAAGCCCCACCTACTGCCCCTCCGTTTCCTGCACCCATTGTTACACCTGTGGTAGCTCTGGTGCTACCCAATTACCTCTTCCCCCAAATAGGACAAATAGGAGCTACTCCGAGACCAGCATTTTTCCCTGAGCAGGCCCAGACGCAGCCTTCATTCGCTACCCAGCAACCCTTTCAGCCCCCTCAGCCAACCTACACCATACAGACGCAACCCCCCTTCACCAGTCAACAGCCATTTCCTGTGCAGACTGCCTTCACCCCCCAACAGCCATTCCAAGCTGCTCAGACCCCTTATACTACCCAGCAGCCTTTCCAGGCTGCTCAGGCCGCCTTCGCTACTCAGCAGCCGTTCACCGCCCAGCCGTCTTTCCCAATGCAGGCCCAGTTTGTGGCTCAAGCCCCCTTTCCACCTCAACCTTTCCCCTACACTCTCTCCAGCGAGCCTCCCAAGACTCCTGCAGCGGAGCCTCGAGAGGGTGCGGCGTCACGATCTTCAACCCCTGCTTCTGGGGCGAGAGAGCCCCCACATCACCGCCGCTGTTTGAGTCCCGCTGTAGCTCGCCCCTGCAGCTCAATCTGCTGAGCATGGAGGAGGGGCAGCGCTCAGTGGAGCGTCAGGACACTACAGTAGCCTCTGCTGGAGGACAGGGTGGCAGTGCGGCGACAGCGTCTGTAGGAGTGGGAACAACAGGGGAGAAGAACGGAGGCGCAGCCAAGTCTGATAGCCAACAGCAGGTAGGAGTCACAGGACATTTACAAACTGACACAGTGAATCGAAAAGAAGTTACTAACTTGTACAGGTGCCAGCActtaaacacaaactttgttACAGTGTGCCAGTGGAGAGTGAGTGTGGAATTAATTATCTCTGATGTGTATACCACCTTGTGTTTTAGGTGGAGTCTCCAGGAAACGGGGCTCACAGTGACGGGAACTCATCATCCTGCGACCTGCTGGACATTTTGCTGCAGGAGCATGAAGACTCTCACTCTGGTACTGGATCAGCCACGTCTGGCTCCATGGGCTCAGGGTCAGGCTCTGGACTGGGCTCGGGATTAGGCTCAGGCTGCATTGGCTGTGGTACCTCAGCTAGCGGCGGCTCTGGCAGCAGAACAGGTCAGTAGTTGAACACTGAAGTTTGACAAGAGTTTCCAcataaatacatgttttttatttttttgtgactCTGTCTCTGTTTCCCCAACAGGGAGCAGCAACACCAGCAAATACTTTGGCAGTGTCGACTCTCTTGAGCACGACCCCAAGTCTAAAAACAAGatgaggggagagggagggtcTGAAGGCGGCAAGCCGCAGGACAAAGTCTCATCTCAAGGGGAGGGAGAGCATTTCATCAAGTATGTCCTACAGGAGCCCCTCTGGATGCTGATGGCCAACGTTGACGACAAGGTCATGATGACATATCAAATGCCATCCAGGTGAGTCACTAAGtggaattaaatattttaagctTCACCACTTGTATGAAGTATTAACCTTTTAACTCCATTAAATATCGTTCACAcaaatgtatttgtgttttcCGACCATCAGAGATATTCAAAGGGTTTTGAGGGAAGACAAGGAGAGGCTGAGGCAGATGCAGAAGAGCCAGCCTCACTTTACGTCAGACCAGCGACGAGAGCTAGTGGAGGAACACCCCTGGATGAGGAGGGGAGGCCTGCCTGCTGCCATCAACGTTAAGGTGGGGGACAGACACGGTTTCTCAACACGCTTTTAGCATAGTGTTAAAAAACACAGCACTCCCATTGCAAATAATTTGAAAAAGTACACCTGACACATGAAAAATGACATGACTTGTGTTCTGCAACAACACAATAGTTGTGCACTATTTTCTGCAAATGAACTTTAAAGGGAAGATTTCATGCAGTTTTCATGCAGGTTAGTGCTGCTCAAAGTCATTACAGATAACTGACAAGCCAATAATGagacaaaacaaatgtaatgaaGCAAAACAATTGAAAATATAACCGTAAAATGGATTCAAATGTATATCTATAAATGTTGTAAGGCAACGAcggcatgtgtttgtgttcaggaGTGTGTGTACTGCGAGGATGCGGCAGCGGCACCCATCGAGGAGGATCTTCCCGACATGGACATGGGTGAGCTGGGCGAGGAGCTGAGCCGAGAGGGTCAGAACACCCAGAGCCAGTCCGGGGAGCCTCAGCCTCAACCGGAATCCGTCTCCTGAACGGCCAGCAGAGGGCGTGTGCATACATAGACACTATGGATGTGACAAACAGCTGTGTGCCTGACCATCCTGAAGAACACGTACATGCACACTACAAGCAGAACTTTGTGTTGTGAGTGTGATGGTTAGGAGGGTGTacgctgcttgtgtgtgtgggtgttggACTGCTACTGTGGTCCAGTTCCTAATGCGCCCCAATAGGAGGCAGTAGTGCTGTATGGGGGTTTTTGTGTGAAAGATCCCCATACAGCAAGTCACTTTGtctctatttttttatttatttctctgtTAAATGCAGAGCACAGtacaaaactaaaactaatgACTGAGAGATActacttttaaatatgtaaggtttttaaatgttttttttttttattattattattattctaagTGTCAAGCTGTCAGAATCAGCCGGGCTTTGCTGTTAGAAGTTTCTTCTGCccaattttgtttgtttattcctGACTCACCACATGAtcccatttaaaaacaaaaaaaacaaaaacggaaaacaacaaaaaaaaactcaggATCCACATCATTTTCTTGTTAGGAATAGTAGAATAGTGGGGATTCTTATTGGATGATGAAGGTCAGTGGGCGGGGATTGGCACTTTTTGTATTTTGAATGAGTTTAATGTCACTGCTCGCCCTGGACCTGAGTACTCAAAGTATGCAGGCGCAGCAGTGTTAGCACCAGACAACAGCCAGCAGAGCGACATGCGTAGGCTGGCCGTAACTTTCCTCAACTCTGACAATCTTATACCTGATAAAAGCTATCCGTTTATGGGTGTTATTTATTATCCAGCAAACGATCTGCCCAGAATATTTTTAAGCCAAATCTGTTCAGCTGAAAGACTAATGTATTGCATTTCTAAAAGCTTGGAAACGCTACAGGATTTTTAAAGTCGCTTAAGCAGCAGAGCTAGCCTCTCCTTTTTTCACAGCACAGTCTGTAAGTGTTTCAGGCCTCTGCAGCTCAGGTGCTATGACAAAAAAGTGGGCATCATCAAAGATCAAGAAGCTGCcaaaatatttttgtaaaacaaagcaaatgacAAAGGAGCGATGCACTAAGAGCGAGGACTTGTAGAAACTTCAAACTCCAAATCAAgctcagtttcttcttctttttttgtttctttttaaagagaaaCTTGCAGCCATACATTTTCTAGAAAGATGAGTAATGTCTTTTCTGTCAGTGTGGTGCAGCTCCACTACATAATTTCACTTTTAGAACAAATAACTACATtttatgggatttttttttttttttttttttttaatgcagccctttttctttcttttctggaTCTATTTTTGCATCAAAAATTAGAACCCAATgcctcctttttcttcttctttgtttttttttttttttaaataatgccTGTCATGCATGTCGAAAGGACTTCAAATCATGAGTCTCTACAGGTGCAGCAATACAGATCCTGGAGTACTGTGAAGCCTATTGGCCAGAGCAGATGCACGACGCTGACATCATTGCTCAGCA harbors:
- the LOC100692129 gene encoding LOW QUALITY PROTEIN: period circadian protein homolog 2 (The sequence of the model RefSeq protein was modified relative to this genomic sequence to represent the inferred CDS: inserted 1 base in 1 codon) — protein: MSEDSDPKHYLYSTLDGRERNRERAGLHVEEAQGTPCSSVSQLHRMASYSEGCGGQDGVELEPELGLASEGSDSSHEHPASLGSPHDDRKRPRPPLHEDVEMGGSGSSGSGTESHGNESHGNESHGNESVGSSNGNGKDSALMESSGSNKSSNSHSPSPPSSSNAFSLVSSEQDNPSTSGCSSEQSAKAKTQKELFKTLKELKMHLPSEKRSKGKSSTVNTLKYALRCIKQVKANEEYYQMLMINDSQPPGFDVTSYTIEEINSITSEYTLKNTDIFAVAVSLITGKIVYISDQAASILNCKREVFDNAKFVEFLTPQDVSVFYSFTTPYRLPSWSMCTGAESSPTECMQEKSFFCRISGGKDRKGDLQYYPFRMTPYLMKVQDTELAEEQFCCLLLAERVHSGYEAPRIPSDKRIFTTTHTPNCVFQDVDERAVPLLGYLPQDLIGTPVLLNLHPNDRPLMLAIHRKILQYAGQPFDHSSIRFCARNGEYITIDTSWSSFVNPWSRKVSFVIGRHKVRMGPVNEDVFAAPAFHGGKIMDSDIQEISEQIHRLLLQPVHNMGSSGYGSHGSNGSHEQLVSISSSSESNGNITAGNTAEDTGRTKPARTFQEVCKGVHMLRNQDPQIGLHSPSPTPSPSLPKHEQKKTSETLAAQRCSTVRPKDSVLPLQARDSTAASMEDFTYKDQTVCSYQQISCLDSVIRYLESCNIPITVKRKYQFSSNTTSSNSDDDKKGSEDGMQVPQDTNADPLMLDSQSGLSNMKALKKPPSGAAAVVGGPLAPLTLPSKAASVVSITSQCSYSSTIVHVGDKKPQPESEIIEDVAESPAPPALPVSMVSPPSQEKEAYKRLGLTKQVLAAHTQKEEQAFLNRCRELRSSRSFQRDCSTYLHKHRGPPNVEESPGPRGTAKQGTVRPETTAKKGNRNRKSKKPRMKHPDSSDSAVSNRKPRPPLQGLNQTSWSPSEASQSAFNVSYPTMVPAYPLYPPTPAAPAQAPRPDPSLSTGFGEGQSTQAPPTAPPFPAPIVTPVVALVLPNYLFPQIGQIGATPRPAFFPEQAQTQPSFATQQPFQPPQPTYTIQTQPPFTSQQPFPVQTAFTPQQPFQAAQTPYTTQQPFQAAQAAFATQQPFTAQPSFPMQAQFVAQAPFPPQPFPYTLSSEPPKTPAAEPREGAASRSSTPASXGERAPTSPPLFESRCSSPLQLNLLSMEEGQRSVERQDTTVASAGGQGGSAATASVGVGTTGEKNGGAAKSDSQQQVESPGNGAHSDGNSSSCDLLDILLQEHEDSHSGTGSATSGSMGSGSGSGLGSGLGSGCIGCGTSASGGSGSRTGSSNTSKYFGSVDSLEHDPKSKNKMRGEGGSEGGKPQDKVSSQGEGEHFIKYVLQEPLWMLMANVDDKVMMTYQMPSRDIQRVLREDKERLRQMQKSQPHFTSDQRRELVEEHPWMRRGGLPAAINVKECVYCEDAAAAPIEEDLPDMDMGELGEELSREGQNTQSQSGEPQPQPESVS